Sequence from the Saccharopolyspora pogona genome:
ACCCGGCCGCGTTCGAGATGGAGGAGATCCTCTACGAGCTGCGCGACCACTCCGCCGGCCTCAACGCCGGGCGCTGGGACTACCTGTTCAGCGTGATCAAGACCTTCCGCGACTCCGACAAGTACGTCCTGCCGGACCGCAACTCGGTCACCATGACCGCGCCGTTCATGCGCGCCTACACCGAACTGCTGGTGCGCACCTGCCACAAGCGCGGTGCGTTCGCGATCGGCGGCATGGCCGCGTTCATTCCGACCAAGGACCCGGTCACCAACGAGGCCGCGATGGCCAAGGTGCACGACGACAAGAAGCGCGAGGCCGGCGACGGCTTCGACGGCTCCTGGGTCGCCCACCCCGGCCTGGTGCCGATCTGCTTCGAGGAGTTCAACGCGGTGCTGGGCGACAAGCCCAACCAGATCGACCGCACCCGCGACGAGGTCTCGGTGACCGCCGACCAGCTGCTGTCGGTGGCCGACACCCCCGGTGAGAAGACCATCGAGGGCCTGCGCGCCGCGGTCGACGTCGGCGTCCGCTACATCGTGTCGTGGCTGGGCGGCAACGGCGCGGCGGCGATCCACAACCTCATGGAGGACGCCGCGACCGCCGAGATCTCGCGTTCGCAGATCTGGCAGTGGCTGTACAACAGCGTGGTGCTGGCCGGTGGCGAGCAGGTCACCGCGGACCTGGTCCGCGAGGTGCTGGCCGACACCGAGAAGCAGCTGCGGGCCGAAGACGGCTTCCCGGTCGACAACCTAGGCCGGGCGATCGAGCTGTTCGAGCAGGTGGCGGTGGCCGACGAGTTCGTCGACTTCCTGACGCTGCCCGCCTACGAGCAGATCGACTGAGTGATGAGGCTGCGGTGAGCCCGGAGCCGTGCGTCCTCCGCGATTTCAATGGAAATCAGACCCGCAATTTCCATTGAAATCGCACTGCCGTGGACGTGCGGCCCATCGCTGCAGCCGAGCTGGGCAGCCGGGGACGCCTCCCGGCTGTCGGACCGAAGGGAGCGCAAGTGGCCAGAACTTCGCTGGAATCCGCCGAGATCGCGAAGCGGCTCGCCCGGCTGTCCGCCGTGGACGAGCACATCGCCCGCACCTACCCGGGGGCGAGCGCGGCCCGGCAGCCGGTGCACACCTGCTACGTGCCGGCGAACAAGGTCGACGCCGAGACGGTGCGGCAGTGGGGCCGGGAGGCGCTGGCCGCGTTCGACCGGGACGCGCCCCGACCCGAGGACTTCGTCGAGATCCTCGGCCTGCGCGACCAGATCGCCCGGGCTGTGCACCCGTGGGTGCGGGCAAAGCTGCAGAACTCCCCGGTGGAGGACCTGCGCATCGACTTCGAGGACGGCTACGGGCGGCCCGGCGACGACGTCGAGGACGCCGACGCCGAGCGCACCGCCGGGGTGGTCGCCGAGTGGCTGCGCGACGGCGTCGAGCCGGCGAACTTCGGTCTGCGAGTGAAGTCCTTC
This genomic interval carries:
- the aceB gene encoding malate synthase A; translation: MSETPAGVQVLGGAVERGDEILTAEALAFVAGLQRAFGARRDELLARRKERRAEASAKGRLDFLEETRHIREGDWQVAAPPADIADRRVEITGPTDRKMAINALNSGARIWLADLEDANTPHWRNVVSGQVNLYDLVRKQIELTTPEGKHYKLRDDVKHAVPLVRPRGWHFDEKHILVDGKPVVAAFVDFGLHFFHNAKELIGRGSGPYFYLPKMESHLEARLWNDVFTHAQQELGVPHGTVRATVLIETYPAAFEMEEILYELRDHSAGLNAGRWDYLFSVIKTFRDSDKYVLPDRNSVTMTAPFMRAYTELLVRTCHKRGAFAIGGMAAFIPTKDPVTNEAAMAKVHDDKKREAGDGFDGSWVAHPGLVPICFEEFNAVLGDKPNQIDRTRDEVSVTADQLLSVADTPGEKTIEGLRAAVDVGVRYIVSWLGGNGAAAIHNLMEDAATAEISRSQIWQWLYNSVVLAGGEQVTADLVREVLADTEKQLRAEDGFPVDNLGRAIELFEQVAVADEFVDFLTLPAYEQID